GACACAAGGGACTCTTCTACTCTCTTGACAATATCTAATTTGGATAATAATTTTGATGGAAAACTATGCGGTGTTTCGTGTAGTGGTACAAATGACCTTCCTTTATCTGGTGGCTCTGAATTTATAGTGTTGAAAATAAAAAACAAGAGTTTTGAGTCTGTATTTTTAGAAGACATTAAGATAAACAATGTAGAACATGAGTGGGATGCAAAAACTGCCGGTATTACTTTAAACACTATGACGCCTGATTTTAATGATTCTGATGGAAGAAATTATCCTGCTGACGGTAAATTTTCCATTATTGATGAAAATCCAATTCCCCTGCAATCAACAAGTAATGAAATCCCAACTGGAGAAACAGTAAATATTTTGATTAAATTTGGAGCAGATGATCAGGATCTTCTATTGAGTAAGGGGATGCAACTTTCATTAAATGTTGGTACTATGACGCCTACGGAATTCTTGCTTGAAAGTGGTGAGGTACGTTGATACGAAATATTTCTAATTCAAGACGTGGAGTGTCTTCTGTAGTTGGAGCTCTGCTATTTACTGTATTGATGATTGCAGCATTTTCTGTCTTGAGTTTGGCATTGGATGCTCAAACAGATATTGTGTCTACTCAAAGATTAGTTGCTGACGTTGAATTAAAAAAACAACAAGAAAGATTCAGCATCGTTGCATCCTCTGATACTAATGACATGCTTCAAATCAATGTGAATAATCGAGGGCAAAACCCAATCGAAATTTCTAGTTTCTGGATTATTAACAAGACTCTATCTGAACAACCTTCTACTAGGTTTTCTGTTCCTTCTGATTCCTCTTACATTCCTGGAGGTCATGGTTCTCAGATTCTAAATTCTCAGACATTGCATATGGTTCCTGGCACTTATGACGTTAAAGTAATTTCCACACTTGGTACTATTGAAACATATGAAATGGTGGTTGGTACAGGTGCATCTTCTGGAGGCTTGCGTGCAGAAATGATTGCTGATCCTCCTGATGTGATTATTGGACAAAATGTTACAGTTGCAATGGTTGTTACAAACACTGGCCTTGAATTAATCAAAGATGTTTCTCCAAATGCATTAACTGTGACTCCTGCTTCTGCTGTGGTGTCTTCTTCTCCTCATTTTCCATCTGCAGTTGATCTTATCTCTGGTGAATCTGTAATGTTTACCTGGGATTACACTCTGACTGGAAATAGTGGTGAAGACATTACATTTTCTTCTTGGGCCACTGGGACTTTTAATTCACTTCCTGAAGATAGTAATGTAGTATCTGATGTTAGTACGATGAGATTGCCTACTGATGGTGGTGATGTCCCTGATCCTGATATACTTGCAGATGAATTACTTGCACGACCTCAATTGTTTTTTGTAATTCCTTCCTCTCAAGGAAAATCTGCCAACGCAGAAGCACTATGGGGTCTAAATGTTGTTAATCCAATAAATGCTGATATGCAAGTAAGCAAACTTGTAATAACTGCATTTGCACCAGGTGCAAATAACAACGACAAGCTTTTTGAGAGAGGTGGAGGATCATGTGTTTTTAATCCTGTTTCCCCCATTGCTGGACCTGACTCAAATTGGTCATGTCCTTCAGAAAATGCGTTAATGTGGCAAAGTGATACTCCTGTAACTGTTCCCGGAAACTCTACAAAATCATTTCTCACTAAAGTTGAACCTGGTAAACCTTCTGGAACTGCATCATTAGAATCTATAATTGTTCAGGGTTCTGTTTTTACAAACTTGGGTTCATTTGGAAAATCTGGATACCAATCCGCCATGTCGGGAACATCTTCTTCAATCATAAACATCTATCTGACAAATAACACTGCTTCACCTAGAAATGATAATAACATCCAATCGTCTAGAGTTGGAATTTTACCCAATTCTGTTCAAACATTTCATGCTGTTCTTGCTGATATGGATCTTGATTCTTCAACTACTTTGAATTCAGGAGCACAATTGATCATAAACGTTCCAAAAGGTTGGACTCAAGTTACAGTTACAGATGATTCGGGCTTTGTTGGTACTCCTTCTGTTACTACTCTTGGAGATACTTCTAATCAAATTATAGGCGTCACTGAAAGTCCCTTAGGTGATGCTACCAATGATTTTGGAACGATATCCTTTACTGCACGAGCTCCAAATGTGAGTTCTGATCAGCTTTATGTGATGTATGTTTTAGGCCAAGGAACTACGTCCTCAAACTTTTCTGTAGGGCCTTTAGCTGAAGTTGTTTTGCAAGTTGACGGATAGTGTTCATTTTACACAAAAACTGGACACAACAATGAATTGTAGTCCATTTTGAACACAAATTCCTTTAACATCTTTTTTGATTTTAAGAAGTTCAGAAATGACAAACATTCAGTCAAAAGAACGAAAGCTGTCGTCAAGAAGAGCAGTTGCACCCGTAATTGCTACTCTCTTGTTAGTGGCTATCGCTGTCGTAGGTGGAAGTATTGTCTTTGTGTTCTCACAAGGATTCTTCAGTCAAGCTCAAGTAAGTGGTACTCCCACTATTGAGTCATTGAAGTTCATTGGATATGATGGACGAGATGGTGCTCAACTCACTGTACACGATGGTGTCACATTAGCTGCTATGGCTGGAAATGCCACAGACGGTCTTAACACTGGTGAAAGACTTGCTATTTATGTACAAAATCAAGGTGTACAAAAGGCAACTCTTTCAGAAGTGCGCTTTGCTGGAACCGTATACGACTACATTGGCTCAGATACTTCCCTACCTGCATTGACTGCAGGTAGAGGTGATGCTGCCGATGATGGTGGTTTCTGGATTCTTACACAGAGCTCAGGCACTGGTGGTGTTTTGACACAATCTACTGCAGCTGAACTACAACCTGGACAACAGGCAACCATCGTCTTACAATTAGGCGAGAATGTCAAAGTTGGTAGAGATGCACAAATGAAACTCACAACAAGTAACGGTGCAGTCTTTGTCGGAACAGTTGTTACAGGACAACAAAGTGGATAACTCCACCCTTTTTTCATTTTTATGAAAAATAAATGGAGTAAAAATTGAAAAATGGAGAAAAAAATGAAATCAAAAAAATCAACAATCTTCCTTTTGTCTCTGATCATGCTAATGGCATTAAATTTACAGACTTCATATGGACAAAACCTTTCAAATCTTTCTGACTATTCTGTACATTTGGGGATTTCACCTCCTCATATTGAAAGCGGTCTGTCTAGTCATCCTGTTGGATATGTTTATGTTTTAAACAAAAATGAAGTACCAATTACTTCAACATATGATGTAGAAATTAGCCTTACTTCTGATGATCCTCAAATTGCATCTGTGCCTGAAAAAATTATTCTTGAAGCAAATTCTGAATATGCTACATTTGACATTAAAACTGGAATCTTGAGCGGAACTACGACTATCACTGCTGAACTTAATGGTAAAATTGATTTTAAAGAAATTGAAATTGGAACAGAATCAACACAACTTCCTGATGATATGGTTTTGGAATTAAACTTGCCTACAGACAAAATGCATGTTAATTCGGAAATGCCTTTTTCTGTATATCTCAAAACCTTAGATGGGTATGTTATTCGTGCCCCTTATGATGTTGAAGTCATAATTGATTATGAAAAAACTCTTGCAATTCCTGATTCTGATAAACTTGTGATCAAAAAAGGTGATTATTATGCATGGGGTATATTGAAAACAAATAACAAAGTAGGAAACACCTTTTTGCGTGCAATACAGGTTGAAAATCAATTAGATACTGCAAAAAGCATTCATGTGTCTTCTACCTTACCAACTTCATTAAGCATCTCAGTATTTCCAAAATTAATTCCTGCTGAAATCGATAGAACTGTAAATATTTTTGTTAGTCTGTTGGATTCTGACGGAAATCCTGCAGTGGCTGCACATGACATTCCTTTGAAGTTTTTTTCAAATGAACAAAACAAAATAGGTGATAAACTTGATAGTATGATGAAAGAAATTAAGCCTGTAATTAAGAAAGGGGAATTTGGTTTTAACTTAAAGCAAAAAATTGATGTTTTTGATTTAGTTGCAAATGATTTGATGATTGGTGTTAGCTCTGAAGGATATGGTGTTGCAACAGATACTTTCTTTACTGCTGGCGATACCATCAACATTGAGAGTTCAGAAATCAATAGTAGGGGTGTGAAAATTTTTGGTTTGGAAAAAATTCCTAGTAACGCAACAGCAACTATTGTCTATCAAATTAGCACTATAGAAGAAGATGATGACGATCCTGATGTTGATGAAGACGGACGTGAAATTGAATCAATCGATCTTGAAGAACGATATAGCAAAGAATACGGTGAAGAAAAAGACGATGATGATTATCTCTTGATTTATGGATTGGATCACTTGTCTGATAATGAGTACTATCCTATTTTGGCAAATGATAATTACCATTCAACGGACTATTCTCAATTACTAAGCATCGTGTCTGGTGATGAAAGTATAGTAAAAATAAAAAATTCAGGCAAACTCGAGAGTGGGTATTCTTATGGTACTGCAACAATTAGTAGCACTCAAAAAAGTGGTGAGGTCTTAGTTTCTGCAAATATCAAGGGCGTTGGCTCTGATTCTATACTTACAAAAGTAGTAAACTCATTACAACAAAAAGAGGTCCGTCTCTTTTCTCCAACTGGTAGTGATACTATATTGTTTGAACGTGATGGTTCATTTGATATTTTCTTGGTAGCTTTGGATGCACAAAAACGACCAAAGATGCTAGAAAACAATTCCAAATACCTTATCACTCCTACAAATGGGTTGGTTGAAATCAAAAAAGATTCTTCATTTGCATTTGCAAATCTAAAAAGTGACTCTTTCTCAATCGCTGATTCTTCAACTGTAACTCTAAGTGTTACTCCTATTGGAGAAGATGCTGATTTATCTTTAGATTCCTCAAAACAATTCACTGCTCAACCTTCTTCTAAAATGCTAATCCATTTGCCTACTGACATTGTTAATAATAATCAATTTGACAATATTGGTGTAGTCCAAATTGTCGATTTGCAGAATAATCCGATTATCCCTTCACACGATATTAGAACAAAAATTATCTCTTCTAATAATGGAATTTTGAGAACTATTTCTGATGCCGTGATTCCTGCCGGCAAGTCTTATTCTTCGTTTCCCATTAACCCAACAGGTACTCTTGGAGATACTTTAATCTCTGCAAGTGCAAAAGGAGTTATCCCAAGTGACTCAAAACTAACCTCTGCATCAGCATTAACAAAATTGAAAATATTCACGACTGGATTGGATCAAGAAATTCCTGTAGATGAACAAGTTGAAGTCAAATTGTACATTGATGATGAAAATGCTGAATCTGTATCTGGAGCGTCAATCCAAATAATGACTGATGGTAACTCTACTGTGACTCCTGATGTTATCCGTACTGGGCCTGACGGTGGTGCATCATTTACAGTCAAGGCATTGACAGGTCCCATTATTTCCTTGGATGTGATTGCAACTGCTGAAGGATATGTGGATGGTCAAGACACAATTACGATTAATGTTGATGCTCCTGAAAATACATTATCTGTGGCAAATTTGGAATTGCCTGAATGGATTGGACCAATAATAATAGTTGCACTT
Above is a window of Nitrosopumilus sp. K4 DNA encoding:
- a CDS encoding archaellin/type IV pilin N-terminal domain-containing protein, encoding MKKNSFKKSNNSKLFGSKRRGITDIIGTMMLMAVTVTGAATLTYFVNDVFVTGNIATASTLDSSTKSFQLMAYDTRDSSTLLTISNLDNNFDGKLCGVSCSGTNDLPLSGGSEFIVLKIKNKSFESVFLEDIKINNVEHEWDAKTAGITLNTMTPDFNDSDGRNYPADGKFSIIDENPIPLQSTSNEIPTGETVNILIKFGADDQDLLLSKGMQLSLNVGTMTPTEFLLESGEVR
- a CDS encoding archaellin/type IV pilin N-terminal domain-containing protein, encoding MTNIQSKERKLSSRRAVAPVIATLLLVAIAVVGGSIVFVFSQGFFSQAQVSGTPTIESLKFIGYDGRDGAQLTVHDGVTLAAMAGNATDGLNTGERLAIYVQNQGVQKATLSEVRFAGTVYDYIGSDTSLPALTAGRGDAADDGGFWILTQSSGTGGVLTQSTAAELQPGQQATIVLQLGENVKVGRDAQMKLTTSNGAVFVGTVVTGQQSG